From a region of the Nitrospirae bacterium CG2_30_53_67 genome:
- a CDS encoding thiamine-phosphate kinase codes for MTGPAGIFSKNLRTGIGDDCAVISGDASFDILLTSDLLVEKIHFDRRWFLPEQIGGKAFLSSLSDIAAMGGLPEFALVSLAVPRSVAGREAEALYRGIRDAAGQFKVTLAGGDLSGSDGRIFIDMMHVGRIEKGRAVLRSGAKPGDRIFVSGTLGDAALGLRALQSDLKIESAEPFIRRQRMPEPRITLGRALSSGRLASAMIDLSDGLSSDLGHLCKSSGVGARVRFKDLPVSKDYRRVCMKLSVDPVSNLLHGGEDYELLFTVPPCDLMGLKQARLPVPVVEIGEILTVSEGLSVEFPDGGCIELASGGYDHFRMDG; via the coding sequence ATGACCGGACCGGCCGGGATATTTTCCAAGAATCTTCGCACTGGAATCGGCGATGACTGCGCCGTCATCTCAGGCGATGCATCGTTCGATATTCTGCTCACATCGGATCTGCTCGTTGAAAAGATTCACTTCGACCGCCGCTGGTTTCTTCCGGAGCAAATCGGAGGCAAGGCCTTTCTGTCGAGTCTGAGCGACATTGCCGCGATGGGAGGTTTGCCGGAATTCGCCCTGGTGAGCCTGGCCGTTCCCCGCTCCGTTGCAGGAAGAGAGGCAGAGGCTCTCTACCGGGGGATCAGAGATGCGGCCGGTCAGTTCAAGGTCACTCTTGCAGGCGGGGATCTTTCCGGCTCGGACGGCCGGATCTTCATCGACATGATGCATGTTGGAAGGATAGAGAAAGGCCGGGCCGTGCTGCGGTCTGGAGCGAAACCCGGAGACCGCATCTTTGTGAGCGGGACGTTGGGAGATGCCGCCTTGGGGCTTCGTGCCCTCCAGTCGGATCTGAAGATCGAGAGTGCGGAACCCTTTATACGCAGGCAGAGGATGCCTGAGCCAAGGATCACCTTGGGCCGGGCCCTCAGCTCGGGGCGCCTGGCCTCCGCCATGATTGATCTGAGCGACGGCCTCTCTTCAGACCTTGGACATCTATGCAAATCAAGCGGGGTGGGCGCCCGTGTAAGGTTTAAGGACCTGCCGGTCTCGAAAGATTACCGAAGGGTCTGTATGAAGTTGTCCGTGGACCCTGTGTCCAACCTTCTTCACGGTGGAGAGGACTATGAACTTCTTTTCACGGTCCCTCCCTGTGATCTGATGGGGTTGAAACAGGCCCGTCTTCCGGTTCCGGTGGTTGAGATCGGCGAGATTCTTACGGTCTCAGAAGGTCTTTCCGTCGAATTTCCCGACGGCGGATGCATAGAGCTTGCTTCCGGAGGATACGATCACTTTCGGATGGACGGCTGA
- a CDS encoding redox-regulated ATPase YchF, with protein MIIGIVGLPNCGKTTLFNALTGGTAETASYAQTGAEPNVGVVKVPDARVDRLSEIYKPQKTTHVSVEVVDLPGLPRGSVSEGAKVTEFLQRAREVDALVHVVRVFTDASVPHPAGSVDPLRDVQDLEIELMLSDLGIIEKRLERIEASLKKGMDRQKNEKEKALLDRFRKALEAEKPLRDLSIEAEEEKLVRGYRFLTLLPVILVLNISEEAIGAPETEGLCVRVREMFPGEKFRAEAVCAKIEMELCRLSPDEARLFMEDLGIRESAMERLIHTCYDLLGLISFLTVGEDEVRAWTIMKQTPAVRAAGAIHSDIERGFIKAEVVTFDHFIEAGSMAHAREKGTLRLEGKEYIILDGDIVHFKFNV; from the coding sequence ATGATTATCGGAATTGTCGGGCTCCCCAACTGCGGGAAGACCACGCTTTTTAATGCCTTAACCGGCGGGACCGCCGAGACGGCCTCCTATGCCCAGACCGGGGCCGAACCCAACGTGGGCGTGGTCAAGGTCCCGGATGCACGGGTGGACCGTTTGAGCGAGATCTACAAACCCCAAAAGACCACTCACGTCTCCGTGGAAGTCGTGGACCTTCCCGGCCTTCCCAGGGGGAGCGTGTCCGAGGGGGCCAAGGTTACGGAATTTCTTCAACGAGCTCGAGAGGTGGATGCCCTGGTCCACGTGGTCAGGGTTTTTACGGATGCCTCGGTCCCGCATCCTGCCGGATCTGTGGATCCTCTCAGGGATGTGCAGGACCTCGAGATCGAGCTGATGCTGAGCGATCTCGGGATCATCGAGAAGAGGCTTGAGCGGATCGAAGCCTCCCTGAAAAAAGGAATGGATAGGCAGAAGAACGAAAAGGAGAAAGCGCTTCTCGACCGCTTCCGGAAGGCGCTGGAGGCGGAGAAGCCGCTCCGGGATCTCTCCATTGAGGCCGAAGAGGAAAAGCTGGTCCGGGGGTACCGTTTCCTGACTCTCCTTCCGGTGATCCTTGTGTTGAATATCAGTGAAGAGGCCATAGGCGCGCCCGAAACCGAGGGATTATGCGTGAGGGTCCGGGAGATGTTTCCCGGCGAGAAGTTCAGGGCGGAGGCGGTCTGCGCCAAGATTGAGATGGAACTCTGCCGCCTTTCTCCGGACGAGGCCAGGCTCTTCATGGAAGATCTGGGGATCAGGGAATCGGCCATGGAGCGCCTGATCCACACCTGCTATGATCTTCTCGGGCTGATCTCCTTCCTGACCGTGGGTGAAGATGAAGTGCGCGCATGGACCATCATGAAACAAACCCCCGCGGTGCGTGCCGCAGGGGCCATCCATTCGGATATTGAACGGGGCTTTATCAAGGCCGAGGTGGTCACTTTCGATCATTTCATCGAGGCCGGCTCCATGGCCCACGCCAGGGAGAAAGGGACCCTCCGGCTCGAGGGCAAGGAGTATATCATTCTGGACGGGGATATCGTGCATTTCAAGTTTAATGTATAA